Proteins from one Phalacrocorax carbo chromosome 19, bPhaCar2.1, whole genome shotgun sequence genomic window:
- the MYDGF gene encoding myeloid-derived growth factor, which yields MAAGAPAERPQPGLTPPARRSPGFLSKMAASSGRSGRRLWAAVVPAALLCLVARAAEEPSTADFDVRPGGEVHSFSRSLGDYTCTFTYSAQGGTNEQWQMNIGVSEDNLLFSCSVWRPQGKSYLFFTQFKAEVKGAKIEHAMAYSQAAVGAQSDIPLKQEEFEITETTVSHREGKFRFELSKLMIVAKTPHDEL from the exons ATGGCCGCCGGGGCGCCCGCTGAGCGGCCGCAGCCCGGGTTGACCCCTCCCGCACGCCGTAGCCCGGGCTTCCTTTCCAAGATGGCGGCGTCCAGCGGGAGGAGCGGGCGGAGGCTGTGGGCCGCGGTAGTACCCGCCGCCCTGCTGTGCCTGGTGGCCCGGGCCGCCGAGGAACCGAGCACGGCCGACTTTGACGTGCGGCCCGGCGGGGAAGTTCACTCCTTCTCTCGGAGCCTG gggGATTACACCTGCACCTTCACATACTCAGCTCAGGGAGGAACAAATGAG caATGGCAGATGAACATTGGAGTCAGTGAAGACAACCTGCTCTTCTCCTGTTCAGTCTGGAG GCCCCAAGGGAAGTCATATCTCTTCTTTACCCAGTTtaaagctgaagtgaaaggagCCAAGATAGAGCATGCCATGGCTTAT TCTCAAGCTGCAGTGGGTGCACAAAGCGACATCCCCTTAAAACAGGAAGAATTCGAAATCACCGAAACAACAG TGTCTCACAGGGAAGGCAAGTTCCGTTTTGAACTGTCCAAACTCATGATTGTGGCAAAAACACCCCATGATGAGCTGTGA
- the TNFAIP8L1 gene encoding tumor necrosis factor alpha-induced protein 8-like protein 1, whose product MDTFSTKSLALQAQKKLLSKMATKTIANVFIDDTSSEILDELYRATKEYTHNRKEAQKIIKNLIKIVMKLGVLYRNGQFNPEELLVMERFRKKVHTLAMTAVSFHQIDFTFDRRVMSGVLTECRDLLHQAVNGHLTAKSHSRINHVFNHFADYEFLSALYGPSEPYRTHLKKICEGVNKMLEEDNI is encoded by the coding sequence ATGGACACCTTCAGTACCAAGAGCCTGGCCCTGCAGGCCCAGAAGAAGCTCTTGAGCAAGATGGCTACCAAGACCATAGCCAACGTCTTCATTGATGACACCAGCAGCGAGATCTTGGACGAGCTCTATCGGGCCACCAAGGAGTACACCCACAACCGCAAAGAGGCCCAGAAGATCATCAAAAACCTCATAAAGATTGTCATGAAGTTGGGCGTGCTCTACCGCAACGGGCAGTTCAACcctgaggagctgctggtgATGGAGCGCTTCCGCAAGAAGGTGCATACCTTGGCCATGACAGCCGTCAGCTTCCACCAGATAGACTTCACCTTCGACCGCCGGGTCATGTCGGGTGTCCTCACGGAGTGCCGGGACCTGCTGCACCAGGCTGTCAATGGCCACCTGACGGCCAAATCCCACTCCCGCATCAACCACGTCTTCAATCACTTTGCGGACTATGAGTTCCTCTCAGCTCTCTACGGGCCATCCGAGCCCTACCGCACCCACCTGAAGAAGATCTGTGAAGGAGTTAACAAGATGCTGGAGGAGGACAACATATGA
- the LOC135316284 gene encoding LOW QUALITY PROTEIN: procathepsin L-like (The sequence of the model RefSeq protein was modified relative to this genomic sequence to represent the inferred CDS: inserted 1 base in 1 codon), translating into MAKLLGLLLALLGCAVALDPALEEAWEGWKSLHAKKYPEEAKAVRREVWEKNLRRIQQHNQEESQGQHTFHLAMNHYGDLTGEEFNQLLNGFTLAQWEEPALLFQAPAALNAPAEVDWRAKGYVMPVKNQGHCGSCWAFSATGALEGLVFNQTGKLVVLSEQNLIDCSRKXGNNSCHGSLMTCAFQYVHENGGLNSERIYPYTATDTSSCRYNPQDRAANCSTIWLVAQGNEVVLEHAVAAVGPMSMAVDASNFHFYKSGIFSSMFCSQQVNHGMLAVGYGTSQEPGCNVSYWILKNSWSEVWGEQGYVRLLKGANNQCGVATQANFPML; encoded by the exons ATGGCcaagctgctggggctgctgctggctctgctgggctgcGCCGTGGCGCTGGATCCTGCCCTGGAGGAGGCCTGGGAAGGGTGGAAGAGCCTCCATGCCAAGAAGTACCCAGAG GAGGCCAAGGCTGTCCGCAGGGAGGTCTGGGAGAAGAACCTGCGGCGCATCCAGCAGCACAACCAGGAGGAGTCGCAGGGACAGCACACCTTCCACCTGGCCATGAACCACTACGGGGACCTG ACGGGCGAGGAGTTTAACCAGCTCCTGAATGGCTTCACTCTGGCACAGTGGGAGGAGCCGGCACTGCTTTTCCAGGCTCCGGCGGCCCTGAACGCCCCGGCAGAGGTGGACTGGAGGGCAAAGGGCTACGTGATGCCTGTGAAGAACCAG GGGCACTGCGGGTCATGCTGGGCATTCAGTGCCACGGGGGCCTTGGAAGGGCTTGTCTTCAACCAGACCGGGAAGCTGGTGGTACTGAGCGAGCAGAACCTCATCGACTGCTCCCGAA CTGGCAACAACAGCTGCCACGGCAGCCTCATGACCTGTGCCTTCCAGTACGTGCACGAAAACGGTGGCTTGAACTCGGAGCGCATTTACCCCTACACGGCTACA GACACCTCCAGCTGCCGATACAACCCCCAGGACAGGGCGGCTAACTGCTCCACCATCTGGCTGGTGGCCCAGGGCAATGAGGTGGTGCTGGAGCATGCGGTGGCGGCTGTGGGCCCCATGTCCATGGCGGTGGATGCCAGCAACTTCCACTTCTACAAGTCGG GCATCTTCAGCAGCATGTTTTGCAGCCAGCAGGTAAACCATGGGATGCTGGCCGTGGGCTACGGCACAAGCCAGGAGCCCGGGTGCAACGTGAGCTACTGGATCTTAAAAAACAG ctggTCAGAGGTGTGGGGTGAGCAGGGCTATGTCCGCCTGCTGAAGGGCGCCAACAACCAGTGCGGGGTGGCCACCCAGGCCAATTTCCCCATGCTGTGA